From the genome of Hydrogenovibrio kuenenii DSM 12350:
AATTCTGGTACAGCGATGCGCTTAATGGCTGGTATCTTGGCTGGCCAAAATTTTGAATGTACTTTAATAGGTGATGCCTCTCTTTCTAAGCGTCCTATGAAACGTGTAACAGACCCTCTTAGACAGATGGGAGCGGATATTTATACTGCAGATGGTGGTATGCCGCCGCTAAATATAAAACCAACGGTTTCAGGTTTAAAATCAATTGATTACACATTGCCAATGGCGAGTGCTCAGGTTAAGTCTTGTGTATTGCTGGCAGGGCTTTATGCTGATGGTGAAACGAAAGTTGTCGAGCCTGCGCCTACGCGAGACCATACAGAACGAATGCTACAAGGATTTGGCTATCAAGTCGAAAGTACAAAGCTTGATGGTATGCAGACGCAAGTGACGCTTGTTGGTGGTGGAAGCTTAAAGGCAATGGATATTGATGTACCATCTGATATATCATCGGCAGCTTTTTTTATGGTAGCAGCCTCCATTGCACCAGAAGCTGATTTAGTCATTGAGCATGTTGGCATCAATCCTACAAGAACAGGTGTGATTGATATTTTAAAGTTGATGGGTGCAGATATAACACTTGAAAATGAATCAATTGTTGGCGGGGAACCTGTCGCAGACATTCATGTAAAGTCTTCTAAATTGAAGGGAGTTAAGATTCCAGAAAACTTGGTTCCTTTGGCGATAGATGAATTTCCTGTTCTATTTGTGGCAGCTTCAGCAGCTGAAGGAAAAACTGTTTTGACTGGAGCTGAAGAGCTTAGAGTTAAAGAGTCTGACCGTATTCAGGTCATGGCAGACGCCCTTAAAGCTGTTGGTGTTGATGCTCAGCCAACCCCTGACGGCATGATTATTAATGGTGGTGTGCAAAAGCCGCAATCTACAGTAATTGAAAGTCATCATGACCATAGAATTTCCATGGCCATGACAATTGCAGGCTTAAATGCCGTAGATGACGTTCTGATTGATGACTGTGCCAATGTAAACACATCTTTCCCAACCTTTGTTGACCTAGTAAATCAGATTGGCATGACGGTTAGCGTCATTAAGGAGAATGGATAATGTCATCCCCAATTATCGCAATTGATGGGCCTAGTGGTGTCGGAAAGGGTACTTTAGCGCAATGGCTGTGTTGTAAAACTGGATTTCATCTTTTAGATAGCGGAGCAATTTACCGAGCCTTGGCTTATGGCGTTTCTAAAGCTGGTATTGACCTTGCAGACGTTGATAATTTGGTTAACTTAGCGGAAGTACTTCCTGTTGAATTTAAAGCAACCAGTGTTATCTATGATGGAGAAGATGTTACTTCTACAATTCGCACAGAAGAGGTGGCTGCTATCGCATCAAAAGTGGCTGCAATTCCAGAGGTGAGAACATCACTTCTTAAGCGTCAAAAAGACTTTGCACAAGCGCCTGGATTGGTTGCTGATGGCCGAGATATGGGAACAGTCGTGTTCCCAAATGCGAATGTTAAGCTGTTTTTAACCGCTTCAGCTGAAGAAAGAGCAAAAAGACGTGTTAACCAGTTGAAAAATCAAGGGGTTAGTGCTAACATTGCGCGAATTACTCAAGACATCATGGAAAGAGACGAACGTGATCGTACTCGTTCATCCTCTCCATTGGTGCCAGCTGAAGACGCTTTAATCATAGATACAACGGATTTAAGCATTCAAGAAGTCTGCGAAAAAGCGCAAAATGCGTTAAGCGAAGCTGGCATTTAAAAATTGATTAATAATTAATAACATATTGTTATTTAAAAAGAATTCGATCTTTATTCGAACATTCGAGTAAAGATTTTTTTGCTTTTGTAATTTTAAATTAGAAATTACAAAATTTATTTTGTTGGGTATTTGGGAACCTGGCGATTAACATAACTGACCCGATTATATCTTTTAGACCCCAATAGGAAGACATAAACGGCTTTTTTAATTTTGGTATAACCCCATGAGTGAATTATCTTTCGCTGAATTATTTGAACAATCCTTACAAGAAGACAAATTCCAAACTGGTTCTCTAATCATAGGAACCGTTGTTGCTATCGACAAAGAAGCAGTCCTAGTTGATGCAGGTATGAAATCTGAGTCTGCAATCCCTAGATATCAATTCGAAACTGCTAACGGTGAACTAGAAGTTGCCGTAGGTGATGAAGTTGAAGTTTATCTAGAAACACTAGAAGATGGCTTTGGTGAAACTCGTTTGTCACGTGAAAAAGCTAAGCGCGCTAAGACTTGGGACCGTTTGGAAACTGCCCTTGAAGAGAATGAAACAGTTACTGGTCTTGTTACTGGTAAAGTTAAAGGTGGTTTAACCGTTGATGTAGAAGGTGTTCGCGGTTTCTTACCTGGTTCACTTGTGGATGTTCGTCCTATTCGTGATTTCGGTTTCCTTGAAGGTAAAGAAGTTGAAATGAAACTTGTTAAGCTTGATCGTAAGCGTAACAACGTTGTTGTTTCTCGTCGTGCTGTTATCGAAGCTGAAAACTCTGTTGAAAGAGAAGCATTGCTTGCTAACATGGAAGAAGGTTCAACACTTAAAGGTATCGTTAAAAACCTTACTGATTACGGTGCATTTATCGACCTTGGTGGTATTGATGGTCTTCTACATATCACAGATATGGCATGGCGTCGTGTTAACCACCCATCTGAAGTTATTCAGGTTGGTGATGAGATCGAAGTTAAAGTATTGAAGTTCGACAGAGAGAAAAACCGTGTTTCTCTAGGTATGAAGCAACTTCAAGAAGATCCTTGGTCAGATATGGTTGCTCGTTACCCAATCGGTGCGGAAATCATGGGTAAAGTTGCCAACATTACTGATTACGGTGCTTTCATCGAAATCGAAGATGGTATTGAAGGTTTGGTTCACACATCTGAATTGGATTGGACTAACCGTAA
Proteins encoded in this window:
- the rpsA gene encoding 30S ribosomal protein S1, which codes for MSELSFAELFEQSLQEDKFQTGSLIIGTVVAIDKEAVLVDAGMKSESAIPRYQFETANGELEVAVGDEVEVYLETLEDGFGETRLSREKAKRAKTWDRLETALEENETVTGLVTGKVKGGLTVDVEGVRGFLPGSLVDVRPIRDFGFLEGKEVEMKLVKLDRKRNNVVVSRRAVIEAENSVEREALLANMEEGSTLKGIVKNLTDYGAFIDLGGIDGLLHITDMAWRRVNHPSEVIQVGDEIEVKVLKFDREKNRVSLGMKQLQEDPWSDMVARYPIGAEIMGKVANITDYGAFIEIEDGIEGLVHTSELDWTNRNIHPSKVVHLGQELKVKILDVDQERRRISLSIKQCTVNPWEAFSATHTKGDKIAGNIKSITDFGIFIGLEGNIDGLVHLTDISWSQAGEEAVRDFKKGDELETVILSIDPERERISLGLKQLEQDPFGEFVAENGKNSIVTGTVKSVDEKGAVIDLADDVEGYLRASELAEDTRDASSVLKVGDTVEAKVMNVDRKNRSLSLSVKGKDAQEEANAVKDYSSSQPKAASTLGDLLKGQLSGDE
- the aroA gene encoding 3-phosphoshikimate 1-carboxyvinyltransferase is translated as MSKNVQFNVKPGGTLKGRIRVPGDKSVSHRSIMLGSIAEGTTHVTGFLEGDDSLATLQAFKDMGVQIEGPNEGKVTIHGVGLRGLKKPLNPLDMGNSGTAMRLMAGILAGQNFECTLIGDASLSKRPMKRVTDPLRQMGADIYTADGGMPPLNIKPTVSGLKSIDYTLPMASAQVKSCVLLAGLYADGETKVVEPAPTRDHTERMLQGFGYQVESTKLDGMQTQVTLVGGGSLKAMDIDVPSDISSAAFFMVAASIAPEADLVIEHVGINPTRTGVIDILKLMGADITLENESIVGGEPVADIHVKSSKLKGVKIPENLVPLAIDEFPVLFVAASAAEGKTVLTGAEELRVKESDRIQVMADALKAVGVDAQPTPDGMIINGGVQKPQSTVIESHHDHRISMAMTIAGLNAVDDVLIDDCANVNTSFPTFVDLVNQIGMTVSVIKENG
- the cmk gene encoding (d)CMP kinase, whose protein sequence is MSSPIIAIDGPSGVGKGTLAQWLCCKTGFHLLDSGAIYRALAYGVSKAGIDLADVDNLVNLAEVLPVEFKATSVIYDGEDVTSTIRTEEVAAIASKVAAIPEVRTSLLKRQKDFAQAPGLVADGRDMGTVVFPNANVKLFLTASAEERAKRRVNQLKNQGVSANIARITQDIMERDERDRTRSSSPLVPAEDALIIDTTDLSIQEVCEKAQNALSEAGI